From a single Paraburkholderia sp. D15 genomic region:
- a CDS encoding Dps family protein translates to MAKKEAVQHVNIGISDKDRKKIAEGLSRLLADTYTLYLKTHNFHWNVTGPMFNTLHLMFETQYNELALAVDSIAERIRALGVHAPGSYKEFAKLSSIPEADGVPAAEEMIRQLVEGQEAVVRTARAIFPSTEAAHDEPTADLLTQRMQTHEKTAWMLRSMLA, encoded by the coding sequence ATGGCCAAGAAAGAAGCCGTACAGCACGTCAATATCGGAATCAGCGACAAGGATCGCAAGAAGATCGCGGAAGGTCTGTCGCGTTTGCTCGCCGACACCTACACGCTCTATCTGAAGACCCACAACTTCCATTGGAACGTCACGGGTCCGATGTTCAACACGTTGCACCTGATGTTCGAAACGCAGTACAACGAGCTGGCGCTCGCGGTCGATTCGATCGCCGAACGGATTCGTGCGCTGGGTGTGCATGCGCCGGGCAGCTACAAGGAATTCGCGAAACTGTCGTCGATTCCGGAAGCGGACGGCGTGCCGGCCGCGGAAGAAATGATCCGCCAGCTGGTGGAAGGTCAGGAAGCCGTGGTGCGTACCGCGCGCGCGATTTTCCCGTCGACCGAAGCCGCCCACGACGAGCCGACCGCCGACCTGCTGACGCAACGCATGCAAACGCATGAAAAGACGGCGTGGATGCTGCGCTCTATGCTGGCTTGA
- the proC gene encoding pyrroline-5-carboxylate reductase, with amino-acid sequence MKIAFIGGGNMAAALIGGLIKRGIAAADLYAIDPNENARKRSEAQFGIRTDAAADTTLAAYDAVVLAVKPQILKGVAEALAPHLNASQLVVSIVAGIRMEDMSRWLNGHAKVVRVMPNTPALIGMGVTGLVATGSVDEAGRALASQVLGAVGETVWFDDEAKIDAVTAISGSGPAYVFYFIEALQEAARQLGMDEAQGRALAVATFTGAAQLAANSDEAPGVLRERVTSKGGTTAAALASFDASGIKDAIVRGVLAADARAKEMGDEFGKQ; translated from the coding sequence ATGAAAATTGCTTTTATCGGCGGCGGCAACATGGCCGCGGCGTTGATCGGCGGGCTCATCAAGCGCGGCATCGCGGCGGCCGATCTCTACGCGATCGATCCGAACGAAAACGCGCGCAAGCGCAGTGAAGCGCAATTCGGTATCCGGACCGACGCTGCGGCCGACACCACGCTTGCCGCTTACGACGCCGTCGTGCTGGCCGTGAAGCCGCAGATCCTGAAGGGCGTCGCCGAGGCGTTGGCGCCGCATCTGAACGCGTCGCAACTGGTGGTCAGCATCGTCGCCGGGATTCGCATGGAAGATATGTCGCGCTGGCTCAACGGCCACGCGAAGGTCGTGCGCGTGATGCCGAACACGCCCGCGCTGATCGGCATGGGCGTGACCGGACTGGTGGCGACCGGCAGCGTCGACGAAGCGGGCCGCGCGCTCGCGTCGCAGGTGCTGGGCGCGGTCGGCGAAACGGTCTGGTTCGACGACGAAGCGAAGATCGACGCCGTCACCGCGATCTCGGGCAGCGGACCGGCGTACGTGTTCTATTTCATCGAGGCGTTGCAGGAAGCCGCGCGCCAGCTCGGCATGGATGAAGCGCAAGGCCGCGCGCTCGCGGTCGCGACCTTCACCGGCGCCGCGCAACTCGCCGCGAATTCCGACGAAGCGCCGGGCGTGTTGCGCGAACGCGTGACATCGAAAGGCGGCACGACGGCGGCGGCGTTGGCCTCGTTCGACGCCAGCGGAATCAAGGATGCGATCGTGCGCGGCGTGCTCGCCGCCGACGCGCGAGCGAAGGAAATGGGCGACGAATTCGGCAAACAGTAA
- a CDS encoding YggS family pyridoxal phosphate-dependent enzyme produces the protein MPDLIHNLEAVQQRIAAAAHVAERDARSITLLAVSKTFPAEDVRAAHAAGQRAFGENYVQESLTKIETLADLRASIEWHFIGPLQSNKTRPVAEQFDWVHSVDRLKIAQRLSEQRPEHLPPLNVCLQVNISGEASKSGVSVPEAVEVAQAIAALPRLNLRGLMAIPEPAGGIDEQRVPHRQLRELFERLRDDGLELDTLSMGMSSDLEAAVLEGATIVRVGTAIFGARDYSN, from the coding sequence ATGCCCGATCTGATCCACAACCTCGAAGCGGTGCAACAGCGCATCGCCGCGGCCGCGCACGTGGCCGAACGCGACGCGCGTTCGATCACCCTGCTCGCGGTCTCCAAGACTTTCCCCGCCGAAGACGTGCGCGCCGCCCACGCTGCCGGTCAACGCGCGTTCGGTGAAAACTACGTGCAGGAATCGCTGACCAAGATCGAAACGCTCGCCGATCTGCGCGCGTCGATCGAATGGCATTTCATCGGGCCGCTGCAATCGAACAAGACGCGTCCGGTTGCCGAGCAGTTCGACTGGGTTCATTCGGTCGACCGCCTGAAGATCGCGCAGCGGCTCTCCGAGCAGCGGCCCGAGCATCTGCCGCCGCTGAACGTGTGCCTGCAGGTGAACATCAGCGGCGAGGCATCGAAGAGCGGCGTGAGCGTGCCCGAGGCAGTCGAGGTCGCGCAGGCGATCGCCGCGCTGCCGCGCCTGAATCTGCGCGGCTTGATGGCGATCCCGGAACCCGCCGGCGGCATCGACGAACAGCGCGTGCCGCATCGCCAGTTGCGCGAACTGTTCGAGCGTCTGCGCGATGACGGGCTCGAACTCGACACATTGTCGATGGGCATGTCCAGCGACCTCGAAGCCGCCGTGCTCGAAGGCGCGACCATCGTGCGCGTCGGCACCGCCATTTTCGGCGCGCGGGATTATTCCAACTGA
- a CDS encoding hydrogen peroxide-inducible genes activator, whose protein sequence is MTLTELKYIVAVARERHFGRAAEACFVSQPTLSVAIKKLEDELNVQIFERGTSEVSVTPIGEQIVTQAQRVLEQTLAIKEIAKQGKDPLVGPLRLGVIYTIGPYLLPTLVKQMIKRVPQMPLMLQENYTLKLIELLKQGEIDVAIMALPFPETGLMQRPLYDEPFVVALPSGHAWESRPKIDADDLKQETMLLLGSGHCFRDHVLGVCPELMRFSQNADGIQKTFEGSSLETIRHMVASGVGITVLPRMSVHEVKPHAGGIDSGLLSYVPFEEPVPDRRVVLAWRKSFTRMPAIDAICDAINACDLPGVKKLDLPVAVN, encoded by the coding sequence ATGACGCTCACCGAATTGAAATACATCGTCGCGGTGGCCCGCGAACGGCACTTCGGCCGAGCCGCCGAGGCGTGTTTCGTCAGCCAGCCGACCTTGTCGGTGGCGATCAAGAAGCTCGAAGACGAACTCAATGTCCAGATTTTCGAGCGTGGAACCAGCGAAGTCAGCGTCACGCCCATCGGCGAGCAGATCGTCACGCAGGCTCAGCGCGTACTGGAGCAGACCCTCGCCATCAAGGAAATCGCCAAGCAGGGCAAGGATCCGCTGGTCGGTCCGCTGCGCCTGGGCGTGATCTATACGATCGGACCGTATCTGCTGCCCACGCTGGTCAAACAGATGATCAAGCGCGTCCCGCAGATGCCGCTGATGCTCCAGGAAAACTACACGCTCAAGCTGATCGAACTGCTCAAGCAGGGCGAAATCGACGTCGCCATCATGGCGCTGCCGTTTCCCGAAACCGGTCTGATGCAACGGCCGCTGTACGACGAACCGTTCGTGGTGGCGCTGCCGTCGGGGCATGCATGGGAAAGCCGTCCGAAAATCGATGCCGACGATCTGAAGCAGGAAACCATGCTGCTGCTCGGCAGCGGCCATTGCTTCCGCGATCACGTGCTCGGCGTGTGTCCTGAGTTGATGCGTTTTTCGCAGAACGCGGACGGTATCCAGAAGACGTTCGAAGGCTCGTCGCTGGAGACGATCCGCCATATGGTGGCGAGCGGTGTCGGGATTACCGTGCTGCCGCGCATGTCGGTGCACGAAGTCAAGCCGCACGCCGGCGGAATCGATTCGGGTCTGCTCAGCTATGTGCCGTTCGAGGAACCTGTGCCTGATCGCCGCGTCGTGCTCGCGTGGCGCAAGAGCTTCACGCGCATGCCCGCCATCGATGCCATCTGCGACGCGATCAACGCCTGCGACCTGCCGGGCGTCAAGAAGCTCGATCTGCCGGTCGCCGTCAACTGA
- the ggt gene encoding gamma-glutamyltransferase, producing the protein MRRIIALAVLSALHLHAMAASEPAVEAKNGMVVSSQNLASEIGIAMLKKGGNAVDAAVAVGYAQAVTNPCCGNIGGGGFMTLHLADGRDRFINFRETAPAAASADMYLDADGKVRPGESLYGYRAVGVPGTVAGLDLAQRKYGKLTRQQVMAPAIKLARDGFILTRADTDILDTTVQRFRTDPDAARIFLRRDGTPLQPGDRLVQRDLAKTLENIARRGPDAFYRGRIPQIVEAASSQHGGLITAADFAAYKADDTEPLKCSYRGYDFISAPPPSSGGVTLCETLNILEGYDLRGLGYHSAASVHYMTEAMRHAYLDRNTLLGDPAFIKNPIDKLMSKDYAASIRTLISADTATPSKDVQPGYAVHEKPETTHYSIIDKAGNAVSTTYTVNGRFGAVVIAPGTGFFLNDEMDDFTVKVGVQNLFGLVQGSRNAIAPGKRPLSSMAPTVVTKDGKVFMVLGSPGGSRIITITLQTALNVIDYGMAPQDAVDAPRIHHQWLPDEVDYETQGLSPDTLKILQQMGYKMVEQTPWGAAELIMVGLPGTEAASRVSSGNDSSVSGQVRPGFVYGSNDPRRPAGSAVGY; encoded by the coding sequence ATGAGGCGAATCATTGCCCTCGCAGTCCTTTCCGCTTTGCACCTCCACGCGATGGCGGCGTCCGAGCCCGCCGTCGAGGCTAAAAACGGCATGGTCGTTTCATCGCAAAACCTCGCGTCCGAGATCGGCATCGCGATGCTGAAAAAAGGCGGCAACGCGGTGGATGCCGCCGTCGCGGTGGGCTACGCGCAAGCCGTCACCAACCCGTGCTGCGGGAACATCGGCGGCGGCGGTTTCATGACGCTGCATCTCGCCGACGGCCGCGACCGCTTCATCAACTTCCGCGAAACCGCGCCCGCTGCCGCCAGCGCCGACATGTACCTCGATGCCGACGGCAAAGTGCGTCCCGGCGAAAGTCTCTACGGCTACCGCGCGGTCGGCGTGCCCGGCACGGTCGCGGGGCTGGATCTCGCGCAGCGCAAATACGGCAAGCTGACGCGCCAGCAGGTGATGGCACCCGCGATCAAGCTCGCGCGCGACGGCTTCATCCTGACGCGCGCCGACACCGACATTCTGGATACCACCGTCCAACGCTTCCGCACCGACCCGGACGCCGCGCGCATCTTCCTGCGCCGCGACGGCACGCCGCTGCAACCGGGCGACCGCCTCGTGCAGCGCGACCTCGCGAAGACGCTGGAAAACATCGCGCGACGCGGTCCTGACGCGTTCTATCGCGGCCGCATCCCGCAAATCGTCGAAGCCGCGTCGAGCCAGCACGGCGGCCTGATCACCGCGGCGGATTTCGCCGCCTACAAGGCGGACGACACCGAGCCGCTGAAGTGCAGCTACCGCGGCTACGACTTCATCTCCGCGCCGCCGCCGAGCTCGGGCGGCGTCACGCTGTGCGAGACGCTGAACATTCTTGAAGGCTACGATCTGCGCGGCCTCGGCTATCACTCGGCCGCCTCCGTGCACTACATGACCGAGGCGATGCGGCACGCGTACCTCGACCGCAATACCCTGCTCGGCGATCCGGCCTTCATCAAGAACCCGATCGACAAGCTGATGAGCAAGGACTACGCAGCAAGCATCCGCACGCTGATCTCCGCCGACACCGCGACGCCGTCGAAGGACGTGCAACCGGGTTACGCGGTGCACGAGAAGCCGGAGACCACCCACTACTCGATCATCGACAAGGCCGGCAACGCCGTCTCGACGACGTACACGGTCAACGGCCGCTTCGGCGCGGTGGTAATCGCGCCGGGCACGGGCTTCTTCCTGAACGACGAGATGGACGACTTCACCGTCAAGGTCGGCGTGCAGAACCTGTTCGGGCTGGTGCAGGGGTCGCGCAACGCGATTGCGCCGGGCAAGCGTCCGCTGTCGTCGATGGCGCCGACGGTCGTCACGAAGGACGGCAAGGTCTTCATGGTGCTGGGCTCGCCGGGCGGCTCGCGCATCATCACGATCACGCTGCAGACCGCATTGAACGTGATCGACTACGGCATGGCGCCGCAGGACGCCGTCGACGCGCCGCGTATCCATCACCAGTGGCTGCCTGACGAAGTGGACTACGAAACGCAAGGCCTGTCGCCGGATACGCTGAAGATCCTCCAGCAGATGGGCTACAAGATGGTCGAGCAGACGCCGTGGGGCGCCGCCGAGTTGATCATGGTGGGGTTGCCGGGCACCGAGGCGGCGAGCCGCGTGAGTTCGGGCAACGATTCGTCGGTGTCGGGCCAGGTGCGGCCGGGCTTCGTGTATGGATCGAACGATCCGCGCCGGCCGGCTGGATCGGCGGTGGGGTATTGA
- the ubiA gene encoding 4-hydroxybenzoate octaprenyltransferase, producing MFARLPLFLRLVRMDKPIGTVLLLWPTLNALWIASDGHPTWPLLVIFCVGTLLMRSAGCAINDYADRDFDRYVKRTENRPVTSGKIKAWEAVAVAAGLSLIAFLLILPLNALTKELSVAALFVAGSYPFTKRFLAIPQAYLGIAFGFGIPMAFAAVQDHVPMLAWVMLLANVFWSVAYDTEYAMVDRDDDIKIGIRTSALTFGRFDVAAIMLCYAVTLGIYVGVGVVLKFGWLYWLGWAAAVGCAIYHYLLIRDRERMACFAAFRHNNWLGGALFVGIAAHYAAASF from the coding sequence ATGTTCGCCCGTCTTCCCCTTTTTCTGCGCCTCGTCCGCATGGACAAGCCGATCGGTACGGTGCTGCTGCTGTGGCCGACGCTCAACGCATTGTGGATCGCCTCGGACGGTCATCCCACGTGGCCGCTGCTGGTGATCTTCTGCGTCGGCACGCTGCTGATGCGCTCGGCCGGCTGCGCGATCAACGACTACGCGGACCGCGACTTCGATCGTTACGTGAAGCGCACGGAGAACCGGCCGGTGACGTCGGGCAAGATCAAGGCGTGGGAAGCGGTGGCGGTGGCGGCGGGGCTGTCGCTGATCGCGTTTCTGCTGATTCTGCCGCTCAATGCGTTGACGAAGGAGCTGTCGGTGGCGGCGCTGTTCGTCGCCGGTTCGTATCCGTTCACCAAGCGCTTTCTCGCGATTCCGCAGGCGTATCTCGGCATCGCGTTCGGCTTCGGCATTCCGATGGCGTTTGCCGCCGTGCAGGATCATGTACCGATGCTCGCATGGGTGATGCTGCTCGCGAACGTGTTCTGGTCGGTGGCGTACGACACCGAATACGCGATGGTGGATCGCGACGACGACATCAAGATTGGTATCCGTACTTCCGCGCTGACGTTCGGCCGCTTCGACGTGGCCGCTATCATGCTGTGCTACGCGGTGACGCTGGGGATTTACGTCGGCGTCGGCGTGGTGCTGAAGTTCGGCTGGCTGTACTGGCTTGGCTGGGCGGCGGCGGTGGGCTGCGCGATCTATCACTACCTGCTGATCCGCGACCGCGAACGCATGGCGTGCTTCGCGGCGTTCCGGCATAACAACTGGCTGGGTGGCGCGTTGTTCGTCGGGATTGCCGCGCATTACGCGGCGGCTTCGTTCTAG
- a CDS encoding aminotransferase class V-fold PLP-dependent enzyme, producing MEKQLSRRAFINSSIGMTLAATSALSSTRSWAGAQPALPSPFAGDAAVNARNETYWGEIASQYDVTSDFINLENGYYGIMAKPVADEYRRNIEYLNEYSSYYLRRNYDATGNDAIRAQIAAAVGAAPEEIAITRGATEALQNLIVNYKLLKPGDTVMYADLDYDSTQYAMNFLKDRRGVDVAQIVIPEPATRQAILDTYAKAFVKYPKTRLLLLTHASHRTGLVMPIAEITKMAKAHHIDVIVDAAHTWGQIDFNASDLGADFIGFNLHKWIGAPLGVGFMYIRKDRLNDIDRQLCDEDYAPTDIRSRVHSGTTNTANVMTIPAALAFHNRVGVKNKGARLRYLRDYWVSRVRDFKGVQILTPDEPGAYGSITSFRLAGKTTKADNVAIVNRIFDRHKVFTTQRGGVAAGDCVRVTTSLFNRPSDLDQLVAALKDITNS from the coding sequence ATGGAAAAGCAACTTTCTCGCAGAGCCTTTATCAACAGCTCGATCGGCATGACGCTGGCCGCGACCAGCGCGCTATCGTCAACGCGATCGTGGGCCGGCGCCCAGCCCGCACTGCCCTCGCCGTTCGCCGGCGACGCGGCGGTGAATGCCAGGAACGAAACCTATTGGGGAGAAATCGCCTCGCAATACGACGTCACGTCGGACTTCATCAACCTGGAAAACGGCTACTACGGGATCATGGCCAAGCCGGTTGCCGACGAATACCGCCGCAACATCGAATACCTGAACGAATACAGCTCGTACTACCTGCGTCGCAATTACGACGCAACCGGCAACGACGCGATTCGCGCGCAGATCGCCGCAGCGGTCGGCGCGGCGCCCGAGGAAATCGCCATCACGCGCGGCGCGACGGAGGCGTTGCAGAACCTGATCGTCAACTACAAGCTGCTGAAACCCGGCGACACGGTCATGTACGCGGACCTCGACTACGACAGCACGCAGTACGCGATGAATTTCCTGAAGGACCGGCGCGGCGTCGACGTCGCGCAGATTGTCATTCCGGAGCCAGCCACCCGGCAGGCGATCCTGGACACCTACGCAAAGGCATTCGTGAAGTATCCGAAGACGCGGCTCCTGCTGCTCACGCATGCAAGTCACCGTACCGGCCTCGTGATGCCGATCGCCGAGATCACGAAAATGGCGAAGGCTCACCACATCGACGTGATCGTCGACGCGGCGCATACGTGGGGGCAAATCGATTTCAACGCGTCCGATCTCGGTGCCGATTTCATCGGTTTCAACCTGCACAAATGGATCGGCGCGCCGCTCGGCGTCGGCTTCATGTATATCCGCAAGGACCGGCTGAACGACATCGACCGGCAGTTGTGCGACGAGGACTATGCGCCGACCGACATCCGTTCGCGCGTCCATTCCGGCACGACCAATACGGCCAACGTCATGACGATTCCCGCCGCGCTCGCGTTTCACAACCGCGTCGGCGTGAAAAACAAGGGCGCGCGGCTGCGCTATCTGCGCGACTACTGGGTGTCGCGCGTGCGGGATTTCAAGGGCGTGCAGATTCTGACGCCGGACGAACCCGGCGCCTACGGCTCGATCACGTCGTTCCGTCTCGCGGGCAAAACGACCAAGGCGGATAACGTCGCGATCGTCAATCGCATCTTCGACCGGCACAAGGTCTTCACGACCCAGCGGGGCGGCGTCGCTGCGGGCGATTGCGTGCGGGTGACGACGTCGCTATTCAATCGCCCGTCGGATCTCGACCAACTTGTCGCCGCGCTAAAGGACATCACGAACTCCTGA
- a CDS encoding Rid family detoxifying hydrolase, with translation MNTSRIPLHVAVCAAVALSACAPLEPHKEVISTKNAPSAIGPYSQAIRSGSTVFLSGQLPIDPTTNAPAITASIEDQTKLVLDNLRAVLAAKGMTLDDIVSTQVYMTDLNEFPRMNAVYATYFRDQPPARATVGVSRLARDLKIEISAVAVKR, from the coding sequence ATGAACACTTCCCGCATTCCATTGCACGTCGCCGTCTGCGCGGCGGTCGCGCTCTCTGCCTGCGCGCCGCTCGAGCCGCACAAGGAAGTCATCTCGACGAAGAACGCACCGTCGGCGATCGGCCCTTACTCGCAGGCGATCCGCTCAGGCAGCACCGTGTTTCTCTCCGGGCAATTACCGATCGACCCGACCACCAACGCGCCGGCCATTACCGCGAGCATCGAGGACCAGACGAAGCTCGTGCTCGATAACCTGCGCGCGGTGCTGGCCGCGAAAGGCATGACGCTCGACGACATCGTGTCCACGCAGGTGTACATGACCGACCTGAACGAGTTTCCCCGGATGAACGCCGTCTACGCGACGTACTTCAGGGACCAGCCGCCAGCGCGCGCGACGGTCGGCGTGTCGCGGCTCGCTCGCGATCTGAAGATCGAAATCTCGGCGGTCGCCGTCAAACGCTGA
- a CDS encoding TetR/AcrR family transcriptional regulator: MKHFSELTSSATRIVDAAEGLIQHLGYNGFSYEDIAVQVGIRKPSVHHHFATKAELGAVVVQRYTHRFREALLRIEGTVIHAPNQLRAYVDLFAKTYAQDGRLCVCGILGAESESLPEEIRGEIHRFFEINIVWLSAVIEKGLSAGTLKSSRSASELAGALLALLEGSMLVGRGLKGGFDLRAAADVLISSMT, from the coding sequence ATGAAGCATTTCAGCGAACTCACATCGTCGGCCACGCGCATCGTCGACGCGGCCGAGGGTTTGATTCAGCACCTGGGTTACAACGGCTTCTCCTACGAAGACATCGCCGTTCAGGTCGGCATCCGCAAACCAAGCGTTCATCATCACTTCGCGACCAAGGCGGAACTGGGCGCGGTCGTCGTGCAGCGCTACACGCATCGCTTTCGCGAGGCGCTGTTACGTATCGAAGGCACAGTCATTCATGCCCCGAATCAGTTGCGAGCCTATGTCGATCTGTTCGCGAAAACCTACGCGCAGGACGGCCGGCTCTGCGTGTGTGGAATTCTCGGCGCCGAATCGGAATCGCTTCCCGAGGAAATTCGAGGTGAAATCCATCGGTTCTTCGAGATCAATATCGTGTGGCTCAGCGCCGTCATCGAGAAGGGTTTGTCGGCGGGCACGCTGAAGTCCAGCCGCTCCGCATCCGAACTTGCCGGGGCGTTGCTTGCATTGCTGGAAGGCTCGATGCTCGTCGGCCGCGGACTCAAGGGCGGCTTCGATCTGCGCGCGGCGGCGGATGTGCTGATTTCATCGATGACCTGA
- the glcF gene encoding glycolate oxidase subunit GlcF, translating to MQTNLADFIRNTPDGEEADAILRNCVHCGFCTATCPTYQILGDELDGPRGRIYLIKQMVEGAPVTRSTQVHLDRCLTCRNCETTCPSGVQYGRLVEIGRKITEEKVTRPAGQRLVRRLLASFVPNSALFTPTMRIGQHFRALLPKKLRDKVPARQRPLEWPTAKHERKMLMLAGCVQPSMMPNVNIATARVLDALGVETIVAPEAGCCGAIRLHLGYNDEALDDLRANIDAWWPYVEQGVEAIVMNASGCGATVKEYAHLLRDDPAYAEKARRIVALTRDLAEILPEFEEALATVTRRRAIHTVAFHPPCTLQHGQQIRGQVEHLLTALGVEVRLPADSHLCCGSAGTYSLTQPKLSYSLRDQKIDKLQAQEPQVIVSANVGCIAHLQSGTSTPVAHWIELVEHMLSV from the coding sequence ATGCAAACCAACCTCGCGGACTTCATTCGCAATACGCCCGACGGCGAAGAAGCCGACGCCATTCTGCGCAACTGCGTGCACTGCGGGTTCTGCACCGCCACCTGCCCGACCTACCAGATTCTCGGCGACGAACTCGACGGCCCGCGCGGACGCATCTACCTGATCAAGCAGATGGTGGAAGGCGCGCCGGTCACGCGCAGCACGCAGGTGCACCTCGACCGCTGCCTGACCTGCCGCAATTGCGAGACGACGTGTCCGTCCGGCGTGCAGTACGGCCGCCTGGTGGAAATCGGCCGCAAGATCACCGAGGAAAAAGTGACGCGTCCGGCGGGCCAGCGGCTGGTGCGCCGGCTGCTCGCGAGCTTCGTGCCGAACAGCGCGTTGTTCACCCCGACCATGCGGATCGGCCAGCACTTCCGTGCGCTGCTGCCGAAGAAACTGCGCGACAAGGTGCCCGCGCGGCAACGTCCGCTCGAATGGCCGACGGCCAAGCACGAGCGCAAGATGCTGATGCTCGCTGGCTGCGTGCAACCGTCGATGATGCCGAACGTGAACATCGCGACCGCGCGCGTGCTGGACGCGCTCGGCGTGGAAACGATCGTTGCGCCGGAAGCCGGCTGCTGCGGCGCGATCCGCCTGCATCTCGGCTACAACGACGAAGCGCTGGACGATTTGCGCGCCAACATCGACGCATGGTGGCCGTACGTCGAACAGGGCGTGGAAGCGATCGTGATGAATGCGTCCGGCTGCGGCGCGACGGTCAAGGAATACGCGCACCTGTTGCGCGACGATCCCGCGTACGCGGAGAAGGCGCGCCGCATCGTCGCCCTGACGCGCGATCTCGCCGAGATCCTGCCGGAGTTCGAGGAAGCGCTCGCCACGGTCACGCGCCGCCGCGCGATCCACACGGTGGCGTTTCATCCGCCTTGCACGCTGCAACACGGTCAGCAGATACGCGGTCAGGTCGAACATCTGCTGACGGCGCTCGGCGTGGAAGTGCGTCTGCCCGCCGACAGCCATCTCTGCTGCGGTTCGGCCGGCACCTATTCGCTGACGCAGCCGAAGCTCTCCTATTCGTTGCGCGATCAGAAGATCGACAAGCTGCAGGCGCAGGAACCGCAGGTGATCGTGTCGGCGAACGTCGGCTGCATCGCGCATTTGCAGAGCGGCACGTCGACGCCGGTCGCGCACTGGATCGAACTGGTCGAGCACATGCTGTCCGTATAA
- a CDS encoding catalase, protein MSERKLTNAAGAPVADNQNSMTAGPRGPVMLQDVWLLEKLAHFDREVIPERRVHAKGSGAFGTLKVTHDISRYTKAKVFAQVDKETPLFMRFSTVAGERGAADAERDVRGFSIKFYTEEGNWDVVGNNTPVFFIRDPLKFPDFIHTQKRDPYTNMRSNVAAWDFWSRHPESLHQVTILMSDRGIPQNYRQMHGFGSHTYSFINANNERFWVKFHFKSLQGIDNFTDAEAAQVVAQDRESAQRDLIANIDAGHFPKWRFAIQVMPEAEAATYRFNPFDITKVWSQKDYPLIDVGTIELNRNAANYFADVEQAAFTPANVVPGIGFSPDRLLQGRLFSYGDTQRYRLGINHHQIPVNASRVPNPHSFHRDGAMRTDGNLGGNVNYEPNRFGDFAQDANAAEPPLAAGAVDRYDHRDDDDYYTQPGMLFALFDTAQRERLFGNIARHIDGVPQEIVARQIEHFRRADPAYAEGVIAALAGLAEGRGK, encoded by the coding sequence ATGTCCGAACGTAAGCTCACCAACGCCGCCGGCGCGCCCGTCGCCGACAACCAGAATTCGATGACCGCCGGCCCGCGCGGTCCGGTGATGTTGCAGGACGTCTGGCTGCTCGAAAAACTCGCGCACTTCGATCGCGAAGTGATTCCCGAGCGTCGCGTTCATGCCAAGGGCTCGGGCGCTTTCGGCACGCTCAAGGTCACGCACGACATCAGCCGTTACACGAAGGCCAAGGTGTTCGCCCAGGTCGACAAGGAAACGCCGCTGTTCATGCGCTTTTCGACGGTGGCCGGCGAGCGCGGCGCGGCCGACGCCGAACGCGATGTGCGTGGCTTCTCGATCAAGTTCTACACGGAAGAAGGCAACTGGGACGTGGTCGGCAACAACACGCCGGTGTTCTTCATCCGCGATCCGCTGAAGTTTCCGGACTTCATCCACACGCAGAAGCGCGATCCGTACACCAACATGCGCAGCAACGTGGCGGCGTGGGACTTCTGGTCGCGTCATCCGGAGTCGCTGCATCAGGTGACGATTCTGATGAGCGACCGCGGCATTCCACAAAACTACCGGCAGATGCACGGTTTCGGTTCGCACACGTATTCGTTCATCAACGCGAACAACGAGCGCTTCTGGGTGAAGTTCCACTTCAAGTCGCTGCAGGGGATCGACAATTTCACCGATGCCGAAGCCGCGCAAGTCGTCGCGCAAGACCGTGAAAGCGCGCAGCGCGATCTGATCGCGAACATCGACGCGGGTCATTTCCCGAAGTGGCGCTTCGCGATTCAGGTGATGCCGGAAGCGGAAGCCGCGACGTATCGCTTCAACCCGTTCGACATCACCAAGGTGTGGTCGCAGAAGGACTATCCGCTGATCGATGTCGGCACGATCGAGTTGAATCGCAACGCGGCCAACTATTTCGCGGACGTGGAACAGGCGGCGTTCACGCCGGCTAATGTGGTGCCGGGCATCGGCTTCTCGCCGGACCGGTTGTTGCAGGGGCGTTTGTTCTCGTACGGCGACACGCAGCGCTATCGCCTCGGCATCAACCACCATCAGATTCCGGTGAATGCGTCGCGCGTGCCGAACCCGCATTCGTTCCATCGCGACGGCGCGATGCGCACGGACGGCAACCTCGGCGGCAATGTGAACTACGAGCCGAACCGCTTCGGCGACTTCGCGCAGGACGCGAATGCGGCGGAGCCGCCGCTCGCGGCCGGTGCGGTGGATCGCTACGACCATCGCGATGACGACGATTACTACACGCAGCCGGGCATGTTGTTCGCGCTGTTCGACACGGCCCAGCGTGAGCGCCTGTTCGGCAACATCGCGCGGCATATCGACGGCGTGCCGCAGGAGATCGTCGCGCGTCAGATCGAGCATTTCCGTCGCGCCGATCCGGCGTACGCGGAAGGCGTGATCGCCGCGCTGGCCGGGTTGGCCGAAGGGCGCGGCAAGTAA